From Pseudomonas alcaligenes, a single genomic window includes:
- a CDS encoding hybrid sensor histidine kinase/response regulator, with product MRRLRIATGLLVSLLFSLSCLAMAPAQASPAPAADSRENWSILLDKSARMTFAEVRSQTSRFQPLDRRAITYPASNQAAWLRIELPAYQQPHWLWLFAPRVQHLDYYLLQGDTLEQQLQTGEALPMDSRPLPSRSYLFPTPNDNQPRVAYLRMTSNHALMLWFKVIDQRELVTQEKPAYLFGALLGGLLLLCLFNLLRMAYSPTASSLWLAGMHAGLALSATCNIGLLAVWLPEQSYNQSLIADLAALATSLCLLAFTLCFFRDTAAERSPLRHLLRGEILLIGLFALLISTGLFWHSWLIYSLVIMTAVTVPAVACVHWLRGYQPARLIVAALLIFDLGFGALVPVLFGFDQLNPGWLVLSAFSVAMLCGLILSIALAERQRLIQSDTLQQRTSEAATSAELKAKAEFLAKISHEIRTPMNGVLGMTELLLGTPLSAKQRDHVQTIHSAGNELLTLINEILDISKLESGQIELDDVQFDLNALVDDCLDIFRAKAEQQRVELISFMQPQVPRVISGDPTRLRQALMSLLDNAFRQTDEGEILLVVALDNDGKSPRLRIAVQDSGRPLEARERDALLNTELHSTDFLSATKLGGRLGLIIARQLIRLMDGEFGIQSGGSQGSTLWLNLPLDPERLEHPTADLDSPLQGARLLVVDDNETCRKLLVQQCGAWGLQASAVASGKEALALLRTKAHLREFFDVVLLDQDMPGMTGMQLAAKIKEDPSLNHDILLIMLTGISNAPSKIIARNAGIKRILAKPVAGYTLKTTLADELAQRSSGSLAPSPNLAGDNGAIQVPEDFRILVAEDNSISTKVIRGMLSKLNLQPDTASNGEEALQAMQAQQYDLVLMDCEMPVLDGFSATAQLRAWEERERRSRTPVVALTAHILAEHKERARQVGMDGHMSKPVEMSQLRELIAHWVGEKQRRDQHDVLPS from the coding sequence GTGCGACGGCTCAGGATCGCCACAGGACTCCTCGTCAGTCTGTTGTTCAGCCTGTCTTGTCTGGCAATGGCACCAGCGCAGGCCAGCCCGGCACCCGCCGCGGACAGCAGGGAGAACTGGTCGATCCTGCTCGACAAGAGCGCCCGCATGACCTTCGCCGAAGTCCGCAGCCAGACTTCACGCTTCCAGCCCCTCGACCGCCGCGCCATCACCTACCCCGCCTCGAACCAGGCCGCCTGGCTGCGCATCGAGCTGCCGGCCTACCAGCAGCCGCACTGGCTGTGGCTGTTCGCCCCGCGGGTGCAGCACCTGGACTACTACCTGCTGCAGGGCGACACCCTGGAGCAGCAACTGCAGACCGGCGAAGCGCTGCCGATGGATTCGCGCCCACTGCCGTCGCGCTCCTACCTGTTTCCCACGCCGAACGACAACCAGCCGCGCGTAGCCTACCTGCGCATGACCTCCAACCACGCGCTGATGCTGTGGTTCAAGGTCATCGACCAGCGCGAGCTGGTGACCCAGGAGAAACCGGCCTACCTGTTCGGCGCCCTGCTCGGCGGCCTGCTCCTGCTGTGCCTGTTCAACCTGCTGCGCATGGCCTACTCGCCCACCGCCAGCAGCCTGTGGCTGGCCGGCATGCATGCCGGGCTGGCGCTGTCGGCCACCTGTAACATCGGCCTGCTGGCCGTGTGGCTGCCCGAGCAGAGCTACAACCAGTCACTGATCGCCGACCTCGCAGCCCTCGCCACCTCCCTCTGCCTGCTGGCCTTCACCCTGTGCTTCTTCCGCGACACCGCCGCCGAACGCAGCCCGCTGCGCCACCTGCTGCGCGGCGAGATCCTGCTGATCGGCCTGTTCGCCCTACTGATCAGCACCGGCCTGTTCTGGCACAGCTGGCTGATCTACAGCCTGGTGATCATGACCGCCGTGACCGTGCCGGCCGTAGCCTGCGTGCACTGGCTGCGCGGCTACCAGCCGGCGCGGCTGATCGTCGCCGCCCTGCTGATCTTCGACCTCGGCTTCGGCGCCCTGGTGCCGGTGCTGTTCGGCTTCGACCAGCTCAACCCCGGCTGGCTGGTGCTGAGCGCCTTCAGCGTGGCCATGCTCTGCGGCCTGATCCTCAGCATCGCCCTGGCCGAGCGCCAGCGCCTGATCCAGAGCGACACCCTGCAGCAGCGCACCAGCGAAGCGGCCACCAGCGCCGAGCTGAAGGCCAAGGCCGAATTCCTGGCCAAGATCAGCCACGAGATCCGCACCCCGATGAATGGCGTGCTGGGCATGACCGAGCTGCTGCTCGGTACGCCGCTGTCGGCCAAGCAGCGCGACCATGTGCAGACCATCCACAGCGCCGGCAACGAGCTGCTGACCCTGATCAACGAGATCCTCGACATCTCCAAGCTGGAGTCCGGGCAGATCGAGCTGGACGACGTGCAGTTCGACCTCAACGCCCTGGTCGACGACTGCCTGGACATCTTCCGCGCCAAGGCCGAGCAGCAGCGCGTCGAGCTGATCAGCTTTATGCAGCCGCAAGTCCCGCGAGTGATCAGCGGCGACCCGACACGCCTGCGCCAGGCGCTGATGAGCCTGCTCGACAACGCCTTCCGCCAGACCGACGAAGGCGAGATCCTGCTGGTGGTAGCGCTGGACAACGATGGCAAGAGCCCACGCCTGCGCATCGCCGTGCAGGACAGCGGCCGCCCGCTGGAAGCGCGCGAGCGCGATGCACTGCTCAACACCGAGTTGCACAGCACCGACTTCCTCAGCGCCACCAAGCTCGGCGGGCGTCTGGGCCTGATCATCGCTCGCCAGCTGATCCGCCTGATGGATGGCGAGTTCGGCATCCAGAGCGGCGGCAGCCAGGGCAGCACCCTGTGGCTCAACCTGCCGCTGGATCCCGAGCGCCTGGAGCACCCCACCGCCGACCTCGACAGCCCGCTGCAGGGTGCGCGCCTGCTGGTGGTGGACGACAACGAGACCTGCCGCAAGCTGCTGGTACAGCAGTGCGGCGCCTGGGGCCTGCAGGCCAGCGCCGTGGCCTCCGGCAAGGAAGCCCTGGCCCTGCTGCGCACCAAGGCGCACCTGCGCGAGTTCTTCGACGTGGTGCTGCTCGACCAGGACATGCCCGGCATGACCGGCATGCAACTGGCGGCCAAGATCAAGGAAGACCCCAGCCTCAACCACGACATCCTGCTGATCATGCTCACCGGCATCAGCAATGCGCCGAGCAAGATCATCGCGCGCAATGCCGGGATCAAGCGCATCCTGGCCAAGCCGGTGGCCGGCTACACGCTCAAGACCACCCTCGCCGACGAGCTGGCTCAGCGCAGCAGCGGCAGCCTCGCTCCGTCGCCGAACCTGGCTGGCGACAACGGCGCCATCCAGGTGCCGGAGGACTTCCGCATCCTGGTGGCCGAGGACAACAGCATCTCCACCAAGGTCATCCGCGGCATGCTGAGCAAGCTCAACCTGCAGCCGGACACCGCCAGCAACGGCGAGGAAGCCCTGCAGGCGATGCAGGCGCAGCAGTACGACCTGGTGCTGATGGACTGCGAAATGCCGGTGCTCGACGGCTTCTCCGCCACCGCCCAGCTGCGTGCCTGGGAAGAGCGCGAGCGGCGCAGCCGCACCCCGGTGGTGGCGCTTACCGCACACATCCTCGCCGAGCACAAGGAGCGCGCGCGCCAGGTCGGCATGGACGGACACATGTCCAAACCGGTGGAAATGTCCCAGCTGCGCGAGCTGATCGCCCACTGGGTCGGCGAGAAGCAGCGCCGCGACCAGCACGACGTGCTGCCCTCCTGA
- a CDS encoding DUF3426 domain-containing protein, with protein sequence MTDSFVTQCPHCRTSFRISRGQLGAAHGVVRCGACLHVFNAAQQLLVDQSRASKPAAPAPSAPAMPQPHPAPAASAAPARPTAPPAPAVEPRAAPVPAPAASLSAAPASEKKSVDTLWIHDDLDLDSLDLDEELAKLEEQEMQLSKDFLALDRAPQPGESLLHRPTEERDRHDESWAESLLKDDAKPRSAPTPVPAPRPPVEAPVSAPLVARASDTLAASEAPAPVAPRREPALGSPAASSVLPPREEPSFSALDADDEPAADEIDEIDDANYARLSATPAAPARSEPALRDDSLFELAEEPLQLDWQEARKPWGRWIGWGLLNLLAAGALTSQYVLYHFEELARQDEYRPWFEQLCPELGCSLPSKVDIEQIKSTNLVVRSHPDYMNALMVDAIIYNRAPFAQPFPLLELRFADINGQLLASSRFKPSQYLGGELAGQAEMPPQTPIHVSLEISDPGTKAVNYSLSFHSPE encoded by the coding sequence ATGACCGACAGTTTCGTCACCCAGTGCCCCCATTGCCGTACCAGCTTCCGCATCAGTCGCGGCCAGCTGGGCGCAGCCCATGGCGTGGTGCGCTGCGGGGCCTGCCTGCACGTGTTCAATGCGGCCCAGCAGCTGCTGGTGGATCAGTCGCGCGCCAGCAAACCGGCCGCCCCCGCGCCAAGCGCCCCGGCCATGCCACAGCCGCACCCGGCCCCTGCAGCCAGCGCAGCGCCCGCCCGCCCGACTGCTCCGCCAGCGCCGGCAGTCGAGCCCCGGGCAGCTCCAGTTCCAGCTCCAGCGGCCAGCCTGAGCGCTGCGCCGGCCAGCGAGAAGAAGTCCGTCGACACCCTGTGGATCCACGACGACCTCGATCTCGACAGCCTCGACCTCGATGAGGAACTGGCCAAACTGGAAGAACAGGAGATGCAGCTCTCCAAGGATTTCCTCGCACTCGACCGCGCCCCACAGCCCGGCGAGAGCCTGCTCCATCGCCCCACCGAAGAGCGCGACCGCCACGACGAGAGCTGGGCCGAGTCCCTGCTCAAGGACGACGCCAAGCCGCGTAGCGCACCGACGCCCGTACCGGCGCCACGCCCGCCCGTCGAGGCGCCTGTGAGCGCACCACTGGTGGCGCGCGCCAGCGACACCCTGGCTGCCAGCGAAGCGCCAGCGCCCGTCGCACCTCGCCGCGAACCGGCGCTGGGCAGCCCAGCCGCCAGCAGCGTTCTGCCCCCGCGCGAGGAGCCGTCGTTCAGCGCCCTGGATGCCGACGATGAGCCTGCCGCCGACGAAATCGACGAAATCGACGACGCCAACTATGCCCGCCTGAGCGCTACGCCCGCCGCGCCGGCTCGCAGCGAGCCGGCTCTGCGCGACGACAGCCTGTTCGAACTGGCCGAAGAACCTCTGCAGCTCGACTGGCAGGAAGCGCGCAAACCCTGGGGCCGCTGGATCGGCTGGGGCCTGCTCAACCTGCTGGCCGCCGGTGCCCTGACCAGCCAGTACGTGCTCTACCACTTCGAGGAACTGGCGCGCCAGGACGAATACCGCCCCTGGTTCGAGCAGCTGTGTCCGGAGCTGGGCTGCAGCCTGCCATCCAAGGTCGACATCGAGCAGATCAAGAGCACCAACCTGGTGGTACGCAGCCACCCGGACTACATGAACGCGCTGATGGTCGACGCGATCATCTACAACCGCGCCCCCTTCGCCCAGCCCTTCCCCCTGCTGGAACTGCGCTTCGCCGACATCAATGGCCAGCTGCTCGCCAGCAGCCGCTTCAAGCCCAGCCAGTACCTCGGTGGCGAGCTTGCCGGCCAGGCGGAAATGCCGCCGCAGACGCCGATCCACGTGTCTCTGGAAATCAGCGATCCGGGCACCAAGGCCGTCAACTACAGCCTAAGTTTCCACTCGCCGGAATAG
- the prmA gene encoding 50S ribosomal protein L11 methyltransferase, with product MPWLQVRIAITPDQAETYEDALLGVGAVSVTFMDAEDQPIFEPDLGTTPLWSHTHLLALFEADTDASNLVAHLELLTGGPLPEHQIEQIADQDWERSWMDNFQPMRFGRRLWIVPSWHAAPEPEAVNLLLDPGLAFGTGTHPTTALCLEWLDGQALDNCSVLDFGCGSGILAIAALLLGAPQAVGTDIDPQALEASRDNASRNGIDPARFPVYLPADLPQQAADVVVANILAGPLVSLAPQITALVKAGGRLALSGILAEQAEEVRAAYQDAFDLDPTATKDGWVRISGVRR from the coding sequence ATGCCCTGGTTACAAGTCCGCATCGCCATCACCCCGGATCAGGCGGAAACCTACGAAGACGCCCTGCTCGGCGTCGGCGCCGTATCGGTGACCTTCATGGACGCCGAAGACCAGCCGATCTTCGAGCCGGATCTGGGCACCACCCCGCTGTGGTCGCATACCCACCTGCTGGCCCTGTTCGAGGCCGACACCGATGCCAGCAACCTGGTCGCCCACCTGGAACTGCTGACCGGCGGCCCGCTGCCCGAGCACCAGATCGAGCAGATCGCCGACCAGGACTGGGAGCGCAGCTGGATGGACAACTTCCAGCCCATGCGTTTCGGCCGCCGCCTGTGGATAGTGCCGAGCTGGCATGCCGCACCGGAGCCGGAGGCGGTCAACCTGCTGCTTGACCCGGGCCTGGCCTTCGGCACCGGCACCCACCCGACCACCGCCCTGTGCCTGGAATGGCTGGACGGCCAGGCGCTGGACAACTGCAGCGTGCTGGATTTCGGCTGCGGCTCCGGCATCCTGGCCATCGCCGCCCTGCTGCTCGGCGCCCCGCAGGCGGTCGGCACCGACATCGACCCGCAGGCCCTGGAGGCTTCGCGCGACAATGCCTCGCGCAACGGCATCGACCCGGCCCGCTTCCCGGTCTACCTGCCGGCAGACCTGCCGCAGCAGGCCGCCGACGTGGTGGTCGCCAATATCCTCGCCGGCCCGCTGGTGTCGCTGGCTCCGCAGATCACCGCCCTGGTCAAGGCCGGCGGGCGCCTGGCGCTGTCCGGCATCCTCGCCGAGCAGGCCGAAGAAGTGCGCGCCGCCTACCAGGACGCCTTCGACCTCGACCCGACCGCGACCAAGGACGGCTGGGTACGCATCAGCGGCGTGCGGCGCTAA
- the fis gene encoding DNA-binding transcriptional regulator Fis, whose amino-acid sequence MTRMTEPFFDQSAFDGAVPVSDNTNLKQHLTTPSEEGQTLRGSVEKALHNYFAHLEGADVTDVYNLVLNEVEAPLLETVMNYVKGNQTKASELLGLNRGTLRKKLKQYDLL is encoded by the coding sequence ATGACGAGGATGACCGAGCCTTTTTTTGATCAATCAGCTTTTGATGGGGCAGTACCCGTGAGCGACAACACCAACCTGAAGCAGCACCTGACCACGCCCAGCGAAGAGGGTCAGACCCTGCGCGGTAGCGTGGAAAAAGCGCTGCACAACTATTTTGCTCACCTGGAAGGTGCCGACGTCACCGACGTCTACAACCTGGTGCTCAACGAGGTCGAGGCGCCGCTGCTGGAAACCGTGATGAACTACGTCAAGGGCAACCAGACCAAGGCTTCCGAGCTGCTCGGCCTGAACCGCGGCACCCTGCGCAAGAAGCTCAAGCAATACGATCTGCTGTAA
- the dusB gene encoding tRNA dihydrouridine synthase DusB, translating to MVRIGPYTLPNPLILAPMAGVTDQPFRQLCRRLGAGLVVSEMVTSDVRLWNSRKSSLRMIHSGDPEPRSVQIAGGDPEMLAEAARRNVEMGAQIIDINMGCPAKKVCNKAAGSALMKDEDLVGAILDAVVKAVDVPVTLKIRTGWDRSNKNGLNVAKIAEQAGIAALAVHGRTRADLYTGEAEYDTIAAIKQAVSIPVFANGDIDSPHKAKAVLDATGADALLIGRAAQGRPWIFREIAHFLATGTELAAPALHEVERILLEHLAALHAFYGDVMGVRIARKHVGWYLATLPGAREFRAEFNRLDGTDTQYTAVRQFFAERHNKETEVAA from the coding sequence GTGGTACGCATCGGCCCTTACACACTGCCCAACCCGCTGATCCTCGCCCCCATGGCGGGCGTCACCGATCAGCCGTTCCGGCAGCTGTGCCGGCGCCTCGGCGCGGGCCTGGTGGTATCGGAGATGGTCACCAGCGATGTGCGCCTGTGGAACAGCCGCAAGTCCAGCCTGCGCATGATCCACAGCGGCGATCCCGAGCCACGCTCGGTGCAGATCGCCGGCGGCGACCCCGAGATGCTCGCCGAAGCCGCCCGCCGCAACGTGGAAATGGGCGCCCAGATCATCGACATCAACATGGGCTGCCCGGCCAAAAAGGTCTGCAACAAGGCCGCCGGCTCGGCGCTGATGAAAGACGAAGATCTGGTTGGCGCCATCCTCGACGCCGTGGTCAAGGCAGTCGACGTACCGGTCACCCTGAAGATCCGCACCGGCTGGGATCGCAGCAACAAGAACGGCCTGAACGTGGCCAAGATCGCCGAGCAGGCCGGCATCGCCGCCCTCGCCGTACACGGCCGCACCCGCGCCGACCTGTACACCGGCGAGGCCGAGTACGACACCATCGCCGCCATCAAGCAGGCGGTATCCATTCCGGTGTTCGCCAATGGCGACATCGATTCGCCGCACAAGGCCAAGGCCGTGCTCGACGCCACCGGCGCCGATGCCCTGCTGATCGGCCGTGCGGCGCAAGGGCGGCCGTGGATCTTCCGCGAGATCGCCCACTTCCTGGCGACCGGCACGGAGTTGGCGGCACCAGCGCTGCATGAAGTCGAACGGATTCTGCTGGAGCACCTGGCCGCCCTGCACGCCTTCTATGGCGATGTGATGGGTGTGCGCATCGCTCGCAAGCATGTTGGCTGGTATCTCGCCACCCTGCCCGGCGCCAGGGAGTTTCGCGCCGAGTTCAATCGTCTGGATGGTACGGACACGCAGTACACCGCCGTTCGGCAGTTTTTCGCCGAACGCCATAACAAGGAAACCGAGGTGGCCGCATGA
- a CDS encoding MarC family protein, with protein sequence MLSLLFTVYLKMLVLYSPFFVLSCFIGLTPGYSVKERKKLAWKVALGSLIASVLLYLFGQTIFEIFGITPDAFRIGAGSVLFISALGMAQGKSAVQADNVQQDVTIVPLTIPLTVGPGTIGALLVMGINQPQWEDKLAAILAITIASATVGAVLYLSDRVERLLGQQGLQILSRLMGLFVCALAAQIIFTGVKGYLQ encoded by the coding sequence ATGCTCTCCCTGCTGTTCACCGTGTACCTGAAGATGCTGGTGCTCTATAGCCCGTTCTTCGTGTTGTCCTGCTTCATCGGCCTGACCCCCGGCTACAGCGTCAAGGAACGCAAGAAGCTGGCCTGGAAAGTGGCGCTGGGCAGCCTGATCGCCAGCGTGCTGCTGTACCTGTTCGGCCAGACCATCTTCGAGATCTTCGGCATCACCCCCGACGCCTTCCGCATCGGCGCCGGTTCCGTGCTGTTCATCTCCGCCCTGGGCATGGCCCAGGGCAAGTCGGCGGTGCAGGCCGACAACGTGCAGCAGGACGTCACCATAGTGCCGCTGACCATCCCCCTCACCGTCGGCCCCGGCACCATCGGTGCGCTGCTGGTGATGGGCATCAACCAGCCGCAGTGGGAAGACAAACTGGCCGCCATCCTCGCCATCACCATCGCCAGTGCCACGGTGGGCGCCGTGCTCTATCTGTCCGACCGGGTCGAGCGCCTGCTCGGTCAGCAGGGCCTGCAGATCCTCAGCCGGCTGATGGGTCTGTTCGTCTGTGCCCTGGCCGCGCAGATCATCTTCACCGGGGTCAAGGGCTACCTGCAGTAG
- the purH gene encoding bifunctional phosphoribosylaminoimidazolecarboxamide formyltransferase/IMP cyclohydrolase translates to MTDQTTRLPVRRALISVSDKTGILEFARELVALGVEILSTGGTYKLLKDNGVAAVEVADYTGFPEMMDGRVKTLHPKIHGGILGRRALDGDVMEQHGIKPIDLVAVNLYPFAATVAKPGCDLADAIENIDIGGPTMVRSAAKNHKDVAIVVNASDYAGIVESLKAGGLSYAQRFDLALKAFEHTAAYDGMIANYLGTIDQSRDTLSTEERGAFPRTFNSQFIKAQEMRYGENPHQSAAFYVEAQKGEASVATAIQLQGKELSFNNVADTDAALECVKSFVKPACVIVKHANPCGVAVATDAEGGIRKAYDLAYATDTESAFGGIIAFNRELDGETAKAIVDRQFVEVIIAPKISAEARAVVAAKANVRLLECGEWPAERAAGWDFKRVNGGLLVQSRDIGMIKAEDLKIVTKRAPSEQEIHDLIFAWKVAKFVKSNAIVYAKGRQTIGVGAGQMSRVNSARIAAIKAEHAGLQVAGSVMASDAFFPFRDGLDNAAKVGITAVIQPGGSMRDAEVIAAADEAGIAMVFTGMRHFRH, encoded by the coding sequence ATGACCGACCAGACCACCCGCCTCCCCGTTCGCCGCGCCCTGATCAGCGTCTCCGACAAGACCGGCATCCTCGAGTTCGCCCGCGAGCTCGTCGCCCTGGGCGTGGAAATCCTCTCCACCGGCGGCACCTACAAGCTGCTCAAGGACAACGGGGTGGCCGCGGTGGAAGTCGCCGACTACACCGGCTTCCCGGAAATGATGGACGGTCGCGTGAAGACCCTGCACCCGAAGATCCACGGCGGCATCCTCGGTCGTCGCGCCCTCGACGGCGACGTGATGGAGCAGCACGGCATCAAGCCGATCGACCTGGTCGCGGTCAACCTCTACCCCTTCGCCGCCACAGTGGCCAAGCCGGGCTGTGACCTGGCCGACGCCATCGAGAACATCGACATCGGCGGCCCGACCATGGTGCGCAGCGCTGCGAAGAACCACAAAGACGTGGCCATCGTGGTCAACGCCAGCGACTACGCCGGCATCGTCGAATCGCTTAAAGCCGGCGGCCTGAGCTACGCCCAGCGCTTCGACCTGGCCCTCAAGGCCTTCGAGCACACCGCTGCCTACGACGGCATGATCGCCAACTACCTGGGCACCATCGACCAGAGCCGCGACACCCTGTCCACTGAAGAGCGTGGCGCCTTCCCGCGCACCTTCAACAGCCAGTTCATCAAGGCCCAGGAAATGCGCTACGGCGAGAACCCGCACCAGAGCGCGGCGTTCTACGTGGAAGCACAGAAAGGCGAGGCCAGCGTCGCCACTGCCATCCAGCTGCAGGGCAAGGAACTGTCGTTCAACAACGTGGCCGACACCGACGCCGCGCTGGAGTGCGTGAAGAGCTTCGTCAAGCCGGCCTGCGTCATCGTCAAGCACGCCAACCCGTGCGGCGTGGCCGTGGCCACCGACGCCGAAGGCGGCATCCGCAAGGCCTACGACCTGGCCTACGCCACCGACACCGAGTCGGCCTTCGGCGGCATCATCGCCTTCAACCGCGAGCTGGATGGCGAGACCGCCAAGGCCATCGTCGACCGCCAGTTCGTCGAAGTGATCATCGCCCCGAAAATCAGCGCCGAAGCCCGTGCCGTGGTCGCTGCCAAGGCCAACGTGCGCCTGCTCGAGTGCGGCGAGTGGCCGGCCGAACGCGCCGCTGGCTGGGACTTCAAGCGCGTCAACGGTGGCCTGCTGGTGCAGAGCCGCGACATCGGCATGATCAAGGCCGAAGACCTGAAGATCGTGACCAAGCGTGCGCCGAGCGAGCAGGAAATCCATGACCTGATCTTCGCCTGGAAAGTGGCCAAGTTCGTCAAATCCAACGCCATCGTCTATGCCAAGGGCCGCCAGACCATCGGCGTCGGCGCCGGCCAGATGAGCCGCGTCAACTCCGCGCGTATCGCCGCGATCAAGGCCGAGCACGCCGGCCTGCAGGTCGCCGGTTCGGTCATGGCCTCCGACGCCTTCTTCCCGTTCCGCGACGGCCTGGACAATGCGGCCAAGGTCGGCATCACCGCGGTGATCCAGCCGGGCGGCTCGATGCGCGATGCGGAAGTCATCGCCGCAGCCGACGAAGCTGGCATCGCGATGGTCTTCACCGGCATGCGCCACTTCCGCCATTGA
- the purD gene encoding phosphoribosylamine--glycine ligase, giving the protein MNVLIIGSGGREHALAWKVAQDKRVEKVFVAPGNAGTATEAKCENVAIDVLAIEQLADFAEKNVQLTIVGPEAPLVKGVVDLFRSRKLDIFGPTAAAAQLEGSKAFTKDFLARHAIPTADYQNFTEVEPALAYLREKGAPIVVKADGLAAGKGVIVAMTLEEAEEAVRDMLSGNAFGDAGARVVIEEFLDGEEASFIVMVDGENVLPMATSQDHKRVGDGDTGPNTGGMGAYSPAPVVTADVHKRVMDEVIYPTVRGMAAEGNVYTGFLYAGLMIDKSGAPKVIEFNCRFGDPETQPIMVRLESSLVLLVEAALAKALDKVEATWDPRPTVGVVIAAGGYPADYAKGDVIQGLDAAAKIDGKVFHAGTALNAAGEVVTAGGRVLCATAIGNSVSDAQQQAYRLAEQIRWNGSFYRSDIGYRAIAREQGKN; this is encoded by the coding sequence ATGAACGTATTGATCATAGGCAGCGGCGGCCGTGAGCACGCCCTGGCCTGGAAAGTGGCGCAGGACAAGCGCGTCGAGAAAGTCTTCGTCGCCCCGGGCAACGCCGGCACCGCCACCGAAGCCAAGTGCGAGAACGTCGCCATCGACGTGCTGGCCATCGAACAGCTGGCCGACTTCGCCGAGAAGAACGTGCAGCTGACCATCGTCGGCCCGGAAGCGCCGCTGGTCAAAGGCGTGGTTGACCTGTTCCGTTCGCGCAAGCTGGACATCTTCGGCCCCACCGCCGCAGCCGCCCAGCTGGAAGGCTCCAAGGCCTTCACCAAGGACTTCCTCGCGCGTCACGCGATTCCCACTGCCGACTACCAGAACTTCACCGAAGTCGAGCCGGCGCTGGCCTACCTGCGCGAGAAAGGCGCACCGATCGTGGTCAAGGCTGACGGTTTGGCCGCCGGTAAAGGCGTGATCGTCGCCATGACTCTGGAAGAGGCCGAAGAAGCCGTACGCGACATGCTGTCGGGCAACGCCTTCGGCGACGCCGGCGCCCGCGTGGTGATCGAGGAATTCCTCGACGGCGAAGAAGCCAGCTTCATCGTTATGGTCGACGGCGAGAACGTGCTGCCGATGGCCACCAGCCAGGATCACAAGCGTGTTGGCGACGGCGACACCGGCCCCAACACCGGCGGCATGGGCGCCTACTCGCCGGCCCCGGTGGTCACCGCAGACGTGCACAAGCGCGTGATGGACGAAGTGATCTACCCGACCGTGCGCGGCATGGCAGCCGAAGGCAACGTCTACACCGGCTTCCTCTACGCCGGCCTGATGATCGACAAGAGCGGTGCGCCCAAGGTCATCGAGTTCAACTGCCGCTTCGGCGACCCGGAAACCCAGCCGATCATGGTGCGCCTGGAAAGCTCCCTGGTGTTGCTGGTCGAAGCCGCCCTGGCCAAGGCGCTGGACAAGGTCGAAGCGACCTGGGATCCGCGCCCGACCGTGGGCGTGGTGATCGCCGCTGGTGGCTACCCGGCCGATTACGCCAAGGGTGACGTGATCCAAGGCCTGGACGCCGCCGCCAAGATCGACGGCAAGGTATTCCACGCCGGCACCGCGCTGAACGCAGCCGGTGAAGTGGTCACCGCAGGTGGTCGCGTGCTGTGCGCCACCGCCATCGGCAACAGCGTGTCCGATGCCCAGCAGCAGGCCTACCGCCTGGCCGAGCAGATCCGCTGGAACGGCAGCTTCTACCGCAGCGACATCGGCTACCGCGCCATTGCCCGCGAGCAGGGTAAGAACTGA